The following coding sequences lie in one Phragmites australis chromosome 8, lpPhrAust1.1, whole genome shotgun sequence genomic window:
- the LOC133927255 gene encoding uncharacterized protein LOC133927255 → MEEDPLIPLVHMWNNAAFDHASSSAWHAHAAAAAAANVREGDEENHRPEPDAEDVDAEIDHIEAEILRLSSRLHHLRTSKQPEPKRGGEVAPAAKMVRPRPRGLSLGPLDVIAAAVNPNPLPEKQQPPRAALALKPIKQAPAPRGRGLSLGPLDIVAARPRVPAAAPQRKLQGDSTVRQILKPIMEPPVQRRRGVSLGPLEIHHGVGSRPAVAGARVNPFPNKLNAVREEGQHSKHAVPAKPWLSSSVKQPPDVKQGAAASRAKARSGNMSPRSRRQSTAKATDTRGGNAKTTETRGGNAAVGTNKVVAELKPKGVTNHTGNAGKRPAGSSKVRVVPSRYSLTSGSSLGAGTQDKRRKQSLPGSTGGASQREEIRAKVTEPSNGVLSPETIAKVSELLPRIRTLPASDESPRDSGCAKRVADLVGKRSFFTAAADDGNMVTPYQARVLDVESPEAAEA, encoded by the coding sequence ATGGAGGAGGACCCGCTCATCCCCCTGGTGCACATGTGGAATAACGCCGCCTTCGAccacgcctcctcctccgcgtggcacgcgcacgccgccgccgccgccgcggcgaacGTCCGCGAGGGCGACGAGGAGAACCACCGCCCGGAGCCTGACGCCGAGGACGTCGACGCGGAGATCGACCACATCGAGGCGGAGATCCTGCGCCTCTCCTCCCGCCTCCACCACCTGCGCACCTCCAAGCAGCCGGAGCCCAAGCGCGGCGGAGAGGTCGCGCCCGCAGCGAAGATGGTGCGGCCGCGGCCGAGGGGGCTCAGCCTCGGGCCCCTCGACgtcatcgccgccgccgtcaaCCCTAACCCGCTCCCCGagaagcagcagccgccgcgcgcCGCGCTGGCCCTGAAGCCGATCAAGCAGGCTCCGGCGCCGCGGGGCAGGGGGCTCAGCCTTGGCCCCCTCGACATCGTCGCCGCGAGACCTAGggtccccgccgccgcgccgcagcGGAAGCTTCAGGGCGACAGCACGGTGCGGCAGATCCTCAAGCCGATCATGGAGCCCCCGGTGCAGCGGCGCAGGGGCGTCAGCCTCGGGCCCTTGGAGATCCACCACGGCGTCGGCAGCAGGCCGGCGGTAGCCGGGGCGCGGGTCAATCCGTTCCCCAACAAGCTCAATGCCGTCCGAGAAGAAGGTCAGCATTCCAAGCATGCTGTCCCCGCCAAACCATGGCTATCGAGCAGTGTCAAGCAGCCACCGGATGTCAAGCAAGGAGCAGCAGCAAGTAGAGCCAAGGCGAGGAGTGGGAACATGAGCCCCAGGTCCAGGAGGCAGTCCACTGCCAAGGCTACTGACACAAGGGGAGGCAATGCCAAGACCACGGAGACAAGGGGAGGCAATGCAGCAGTTGGGACTAACAAAGTGGTTGCGGAGCTCAAGCCCAAAGGCGTGACCAATCACACCGGCAATGCAGGGAAGAGGCCGGCGGGGAGCTCCAAGGTTAGGGTGGTCCCGAGCCGCTACAGCCTCACGTCTGGCTCATCCCTGGGAGCTGGAACACAAGACAAGCGACGCAAGCAGTCTCTCCCAGGATCGACTGGTGGTGCAAGCCAGAGGGAGGAGATCAGAGCAAAGGTTACTGAGCCGTCGAACGGCGTGCTGTCTCCTGAAACAATTGCCAAGGTGTCAGAACTGCTCCCAAGGATCAGGACCTTGCCGGCTTCTGATGAGAGCCCGCGCGACTCGGGGTGCGCCAAGCGTGTTGCAGATTTGGTCGGGAAACGATCGTTCTTCACTGCTGCAGCTGATGATGGCAATATGGTTACGCCGTACCAGGCACGGGTTCTTGATGTTGAATCACCAGAGGCAGCAGAAGCTTGA
- the LOC133926000 gene encoding uncharacterized protein LOC133926000 yields the protein MGEADEALAAPEGSHGEALKLLQSLASSSLACSITQFPTKWKSIKDKLQQLRCSLNPLCSGVDGNGDDEEHPMLVELLRSASATVRSIQVVASQCSEGSYKGGRLRLRSDLDCLSSKLDAHMKQLKEITCSGMPSPSRAIVAVRPGVEANIGEKTFYLKDLFSRIRIGDTVQRGQALATIRELLAEDEVCAKVVALDIDDGITLLTGFLESRDARIQEEAAGAVAIVASSESYRGMLAKAGVIAPLVQLLEKAANASGLAKERAAQALRELTENSENVWAVCAHGGLITLLHACADPDSSSKLISSYFSVLRNLSRVEEVKMFMVEQGVVTELVKLSQKKEEVRKLGAVELLHAMALDDADVREEAVSMGVIQSLLQLIYPDLPYSYKAREVALAAIWFFCFSSANSLDDLISSDVLGWLLFYLNNGDYAVLECTLKILRHLSEVSEEYKRMMGRAGYLSALASLLGAKSCRVREMAAQALSSLLLLHSNRVLFVQDSDNLGRLLQLLDPAEGKLIAKDLILSAIMSLAETNSGRKKIVTSEHFKSLKELADSGDFDAKKVVRKLSTNRLQTIFRKIWSA from the coding sequence ATGGGAGAAGCAGATGAAGCACTGGCGGCACCAGAAGGCAGCCATGGCGAGGCACTGAAGCTCCTGCAGTCCTTGGCGTCATCTTCACTGGCCTGCTCCATCACGCAATTCCCAACGAAGTGGAAATCCATCAAGGACAAGCTTCAGCAGCTCCGCTGCAGCCTGAATCCATTGTGCAGCGGCGTCGACGGCAACGGCGACGATGAGGAGCATCCTATGTTGGTTGAGCTTCTGCGGTCAGCTTCCGCCACCGTGAGGAGCATCCAGGTTGTTGCTTCTCAGTGCAGTGAAGGGTCCTACAAGGGTGGACGACTTCGTCTGAGGAGTGACCTGGACTGCCTGAGCTCCAAGCTTGATGCGCACATGAAGCAGCTCAAGGAGATAACCTGCTCCGGGATGCCATCGCCGTCGAGGGCCATCGTCGCGGTGAGGCCCGGCGTTGAGGCCAACATCGGTGAGAAGACGTTCTACCTCAAGGATCTCTTCTCCAGGATCAGGATTGGTGACACCGTCCAGAGAGGCCAGGCACTGGCCACCATTAGAGAGCTCTTGGCAGAAGATGAAGTGTGTGCAAAGGTTGTTGCTCTTGACATCGACGACGGCATTACCTTGCTCACCGGGTTTCTTGAGTCGAGAGATGCGCGCATCCAGGAAGAGGCTGCAGGTGCTGTCGCCATTGTTGCAAGCTCCGAGTCCTACAGAGGAATGCTGGCCAAGGCAGGGGTGATTGCTCCACTTGTTCAGCTGCTGGAGAAAGCAGCTAATGCCAGTGGGCTTGCCAAGGAGAGAGCAGCTCAGGCACTGAGGGAGCTGACGGAGAACTCCGAAAACGTGTGGGCCGTCTGCGCGCACGGCGGCCTCATCACGCTGCTGCACGCTTGCGCCGACCCCGACAGCAGCAGCAAGCTGATCAGCTCATATTTTTCTGTGCTGAGGAACCTGAGCAGGGTGGAGGAAGTGAAGATGTTCATGGTGGAGCAAGGGGTGGTCACAGAGCTGGTGAAGCTCTCCCAAAAGAAGGAAGAAGTCCGCAAGCTCGGCGCCGTCGAATTGCTCCATGCCATGGCTCTGGATGATGCCGATGTCAGAGAAGAAGCAGTCAGCATGGGGGTGATCCAATCACTCCTTCAGTTGATATACCCTGACCTTCCATACTCCTACAAGGCCAGGGAGGTTGCTCTTGCGGCCATTTGGTTCTTCTGCTTCTCTTCTGCAAACTCATTAGATGATCTCATCAGCTCGGATGTTCTCGGGTGGCTGCTCTTCTATCTCAACAATGGCGACTACGCTGTTCTTGAATGCACCCTCAAAATTCTGAGGCATCTCTCTGAGGTTTCTGAGGAGTACAAAAGGATGATGGGAAGAGCAGGGTATTTGAGTGCCCTGGCAAGCTTGCTTGGAGCGAAATCATGTCGAGTCCGAGAAATGGCAGCTCAGGCGCTCTCCAGCTTACTACTCCTCCATTCCAACCGCGTCCTTTTCGTACAAGACAGCGACAATTTGGGCAGGTTGCTGCAGCTGCTTGATCCAGCTGAGGGCAAGTTGATAGCAAAGGACTTGATCCTCTCTGCTATCATGTCCTTGGCAGAGACCAACAGTGGGAGGAAGAAGATTGTGACATCCGAGCATTTCAAAAGCCTGAAAGAACTGGCAGACTCTGGCGATTTCGACGCCAAGAAGGTCGTTAGAAAACTATCTACTAACAGACTGCAAACCATTTTCAGAAAAATATGGAGTGCTTAA
- the LOC133927256 gene encoding external alternative NAD(P)H-ubiquinone oxidoreductase B1, mitochondrial-like encodes MGFFFFTSRAAARFLEGIGRPGVSTAALLLTAASGGGLVAYADSAAESASESSQNAPKKKVLVLGTGWAGTTFLKNLDCSRYEVKVISPRNYFAFTPLLPSVTCGTVEPRSIVEPIRRMFEKKNKEVTFYEAECFKIDASKKTVHCRSAVGTNFDGNGDFMLDYDYLVVALGATVNTFNTPGVLEHCYFLKEVEDAQKIRRSVIDCFEKASLPNISEEEKRKTLHFVIIGGGPTGVEFAAELHDFIVEDLVKLYPAIQEFVKITIIQSGEHILNMFDKRIAAFAEEKFRRDGIEVDTGFRVVKVSDDLITMKSKSVGEVSVPYGMAVWSAGIGTRPVIMDFMHQIGQANRRALATNEWLRVRECDGVYAIGDCATASQRKIMDDISMIFKMADKNNSGTLTLKEINDVLEDICIRYPQVELYMKSMHMRDITDLIKGAIGDSHKESMVVDIEEFKKSLCHVDSQVKSAPATAQVAAQQGYYLADCFNKMEERKEHPEGPLRMTGGSGRHYFRPFRYKHLGQFAPLGGEQVAAELPGDWVSMGHSTQWLWYSVYASKQVSWRTRMLVVSDWTRRFVFGRDSSRI; translated from the exons ATggggttcttcttcttcacctctCGTGCTGCTGCTCGGTTCTTGGAGGGGATCGGGCGCCCCGGCGTCTCCACTGCAGCACTTCTTCTTACAGCAGCCAG TGGTGGAGGCCTTGTTGCGTATGCTGATTCCGCTGCAGAAAGTGCTTCAGAGTCGTCGCAGAATGCTCCCAAGAAGAAGGTGTTGGTTCTTGGGACTGGCTGGGCTGGGACGACTTTCCTCAAAAATCTTGACTGCTCCCGGTATGAAGTGAAAGTCATATCGCCTCGTAACTACTTCGCGTTTACACCTTTGCTTCCAAGTGTCACATGTGGGACTGTGGAGCCACGCAGCATTGTTGAACCGATAAGGAGGATGTTTGAGAAG AAAAATAAGGAGGTCACATTTTACGAAGCTGAGTGTTTCAAGATTGATGCAAGTAAAAAGACTGTCCATTGTCGTTCTGCTGTTGGAACTAATTTTGATGGGAATGGAGATTTTATGCTTGATTATGATTATTTAGTTGTTGCTCTTGGAGCTACTGTAAATACATTTAACACTCCTGGAGTGCTGGAGCACTGCTACTTTTTGAAG GAAGTAGAAGATGCTCAGAAGATACGGAGGAGTGTGATAGACTGTTTTGAAAAAGCTTCACTTCCTAATATTAGTGAAGAGGAAAAAAGGAAGACTCTTCATTTTGTAATTATTGGTGGTGGACCTACTGGGGTTGAATTTGCAGCGGAGTTGCATGATTTTATTGTCGAAGATTTGGTGAAGCTATATCCTGCCATTCAAGAATTTGTGAAGATAACAATTATTCAATCAGGAGAACATATATTGAATAT GTTTGACAAAAGAATAGCTGCATTTGCTGAGGAGAAGTTCCGGAGAGATGGCATCGAAGTGGATACAGGCTTCAGAGTGGTAAAGGTCTCTGATGATTTAATTACAATGAAGAGCAAATCAGTTGGTGAGGTATCAGTGCCATATGGGATGGCCGTTTGGTCTGCTGGTATTGGTACTCGTCCTGTCATCATGGATTTCATGCATCAAATTGGGCAG GCTAATCGGCGTGCCTTGGCAACTAATGAATGGTTAAGAGTTCGTGAGTGTGATGGTGTCTATGCAATTGGTGACTGTGCTACAGCGAGtcaaagaaaaataatg GACGATATTTCCATGATATTTAAAATGGCAGATAAGAACAATTCTGGCACTCTAACACTGAAAGAAATCAATGATGTTTTAGAAGATATTTGCATAAGATACCCGCAAGTAGAGCTCTATATGAAAAGTATGCACATGCGTGATATTACGGATTTGATTAAAGGTGCAATAGGTGATTCTCACAAGGAATCGATGGTGGTTGACATAGAGGAGTTCAAAAAATCTTTGTGCCATGTTGATTCCCAAGTGAAAAGTGCTCCAGCAACAGCTCAG GTCGCTGCACAACAAGGATACTATCTTGCTGACTGTTTTAACAAAATGGAAGAACGCAAAGAGCATCCAGAAGGCCCATTGCGCATGACAGGGGGGTCAGGCCGTCACTATTTCCGCCCATTCCG GTACAAGCATTTGGGGCAATTTGCACCCCTTGGTGGAGAACAAGTTGCAGCAGAGCTCCCAGGCGATTGGGTTTCCATGGGCCACAGCACTCAGTGGCTCTGGTACTCTGTATATGCAAG CAAACAAGTGAGTTGGCGCACAAGGATGCTGGTAGTATCCGATTGGACTCGCAGATTCGTATTTGGGAGGGATTCAAGCCGTATATAG